The following is a genomic window from Niveispirillum cyanobacteriorum.
TCTGCAGGACGCGTTGGCCCAGGCCTATCAGTCCAATCCGACCCTGGACGCCGCCCGCGCCCAGCTGCGCGCCACCGACGAGTTGATCCCGCAGGCCAAGTCTGGCTTCCTGCCGACGATCAACGCCAATGGTAGCGCCAGCCGTAATCTGCAGAAGAACGGCCCGGTTGAGACCTACTGGACCGAGAAGTCGGTCGGTGCCGAAATCGTGCAGCCGCTTTTCCGTGGTGGCCGCACCGTTGCCAGCCTGAGCCGTGCCGAAGCTCTGGTACAAGCACAGCGCGCTTCCCTGCAATCCACCGAGCAGTCGGTGCTGCTGGCTGTTGCCCAGGCCTATTCCGACGTGGTTCGCGACGAGGCGGTTCTGCAGCTGACCGTGAATAACGAGCAGGTGCTGAAGCGTCAGCTGGAAGCGGCTAATGACCGGTTCCGCGTGGGTGAAATCACCCGCACCGACGTCAGCCAGTCCGAGTCGCGTTTGGCCCTGTCGACCTCCAACCGCATTGCCGCCGAAGGCGCCCTGAACGCCAGCCGCGCAACCTTCGCCCGCCTGATTGGTGCGGTGCCGCAGGGCCTGACCCAGGCTGCCCCGCTGACCGGCCTGCCGGCCTCACTGGACGCCACCATCGCGCTGGCGGAACAGAACAATCCGCAGGTTCTGGCGGCCAAGTTCTCCGAACGTGCCGCTGACGCCGCTGTCGATCAGGTCGCGGGCGAGTTGCTGCCGACCGTGTCGCTGGTCGGTTCCTACAGCCGCACCTGGGATCGCCCCGGCACCCTGGGCGATCTGGACAATGGCGCCATCCTTGCCCGCGTGACGGTTCCGATTTACGAGGCTGGCGGCACCACAGCGCGCGTGCGTGAAGCAAAGCAGACCGCTTCCCAGCGCCGTATCCAGATCGACGAGGCCGTTCGTGGCGCCCGCGAAACCGGCATCCGTGCCTGGGAAGCGCTGAGCACGGCCCGCGCTTCCATCAAGTCGCGCAATGAGCAGGTGCGTGCCGCCAACATCGCCCTGGAAGGCGTGCGTCAGGAAGCCACCGTCGGTTCGCGTACCGTCCTGGATACGCTGGACGCCGAGCAGGAACTGTTGAACGCCCAGGTCGAGCTGGTTCGCGCACAGCGTGACGAGGTTGTGGCCAGCTTCCAGGTGATGGCCGCCACCGGTCAGTTGTCGGTCGGCAGCCTGGGCCTGCAGGTCCAGACCTATGATGTGGAAGCGCATTACAACAGTGCTTCCAGCAAGATCTGGGGTCTGTCGGCTGATTGATTCGGCAGCATTTGACGCAAATGAGCGCCAGCAGGGGAGGCCAATCGGCCTCCCCTTTGCTTTTTGGCCGCCTTCAGAGCCGATTCTTCAATCCTGTTAACAAGTTCGTGGAAATTTCTCGCGTTCTGCCCTAGGCTTGCCAACGAATTCGTGGAAGGTCAGGTTACGCGCGAAATGGCCGACAAAGGGTCCTCACAAGAACCATCGATGGAAGAGATCCTCGCTTCCATTCGCAGGATCATTTCCGAAGATGGCGAGACGCCGGGCGAAGAGGCTGCACCTCCTCCTCCGCCGCCGCCACCTCCCCCGCCACCACCTCCTCCTCCGCCACCGCCGCCACCTCCCCCGCCCCCTCCTCCGCCACCACCGCCGCCCATGGCGATGATGATGGAGCCGGAGCCGGAGCCTGATTTTGGGCCGGTTGAGGAAGAGCCGCTGGAACTGACCCAGATGGTTCAGGAGGAGCCGGAATATTACAGTCCGCCACCCCCGCCGCGTCGCGCGCCGCCGCCTGAGGATGGTGGGCTGATTTCCGACTATGCCGCCGATGCGGCCAGTCGTGCCTTTGCGTCCGGTCTGGCCGGTTTTCGCCGTGGCGGGCCCAGCCTGATGGGCGATGGCCCCGTCGGTCGGGGCGATGTTACGCTGGAGCAGATCGTTTATGAGATCGTGCGCCCCATGATCCGTGAGTGGCTGGATGACAATCTGCCCACCATGGTTGAACGAATGGTCAAGCGTGAGATTGAGCGGGTAGTACGGCGCGGCCTCGACTGACGCGCTTGCCTGCTTTGACGTGAACAAAAGGGGCGGCGCCTTGCTGGTGTCGCCCCTTTTCCTTTATCTAAACCAATCCCCTTTACCCGGAAGGTCCGGCCATCATGTTGGAAAAGACGTTCTCCCCCGCCGAGGTTGAAGCCAGCCATTATCAGCGTTGGGAGGAGACGGGTGCCTTTGCCGCACACGTCGATTCGAACCAGACGCCCTATACCATCATGATGCCGCCG
Proteins encoded in this region:
- a CDS encoding DUF2497 domain-containing protein; its protein translation is MAMMMEPEPEPDFGPVEEEPLELTQMVQEEPEYYSPPPPPRRAPPPEDGGLISDYAADAASRAFASGLAGFRRGGPSLMGDGPVGRGDVTLEQIVYEIVRPMIREWLDDNLPTMVERMVKREIERVVRRGLD
- a CDS encoding TolC family outer membrane protein, with the translated sequence MDSSRLKQSPTSLILRRVARAALPAVALAFGLGLSPASAQSLQDALAQAYQSNPTLDAARAQLRATDELIPQAKSGFLPTINANGSASRNLQKNGPVETYWTEKSVGAEIVQPLFRGGRTVASLSRAEALVQAQRASLQSTEQSVLLAVAQAYSDVVRDEAVLQLTVNNEQVLKRQLEAANDRFRVGEITRTDVSQSESRLALSTSNRIAAEGALNASRATFARLIGAVPQGLTQAAPLTGLPASLDATIALAEQNNPQVLAAKFSERAADAAVDQVAGELLPTVSLVGSYSRTWDRPGTLGDLDNGAILARVTVPIYEAGGTTARVREAKQTASQRRIQIDEAVRGARETGIRAWEALSTARASIKSRNEQVRAANIALEGVRQEATVGSRTVLDTLDAEQELLNAQVELVRAQRDEVVASFQVMAATGQLSVGSLGLQVQTYDVEAHYNSASSKIWGLSAD